The following coding sequences lie in one Pectobacterium sp. A5351 genomic window:
- a CDS encoding YoaH family protein, translating into MIAGMPALTHQQQQDAVERIQELMSEGMSSGQAIAQVAAEIRQEHQGDNVAVMFDEDDNTVNDGDEEHYFDDGEDEEEQ; encoded by the coding sequence ATGATTGCAGGTATGCCCGCGCTGACGCACCAACAACAGCAAGATGCCGTAGAGCGTATTCAGGAACTGATGTCTGAGGGCATGAGCAGCGGCCAGGCGATAGCACAGGTTGCAGCGGAGATCCGTCAGGAACATCAGGGTGACAACGTCGCGGTGATGTTTGACGAAGACGATAACACCGTTAATGACGGCGACGAAGAACACTATTTTGACGATGGTGAAGACGAGGAAGAACAGTAA
- a CDS encoding RidA family protein, translating into MAITRINPEARWSDAVIHNNTLYYTSVPENLDDGAQAQTENALGALDAILQQAGTDKSKLLDVTIFLADADDFAAMNAAWDAWVVAGSAPVRCTVQAKLMHPKFKVEIKAIAAI; encoded by the coding sequence ATGGCGATCACACGTATTAATCCTGAAGCCCGCTGGTCAGACGCGGTCATCCACAACAACACGCTGTATTACACCAGCGTGCCGGAGAATCTGGATGACGGTGCACAGGCGCAAACGGAGAACGCGCTGGGCGCGCTGGATGCAATCCTGCAACAGGCGGGAACGGATAAGAGCAAGCTGTTGGACGTGACGATTTTTCTTGCCGATGCGGATGATTTTGCCGCGATGAACGCCGCGTGGGATGCCTGGGTCGTGGCGGGCAGTGCGCCCGTCCGCTGCACCGTGCAGGCTAAATTGATGCACCCGAAATTTAAAGTCGAAATCAAAGCCATTGCGGCGATATAA
- a CDS encoding ATP-dependent DNA helicase has protein sequence MRKRAGVTNDRVIDDFANDGALAKAITGFKPREPQRQMAQAVTRAIDDKTALVVEAGTGTGKTYAYLAPALRADKKVIISTGSKALQDQLYSRDLPTIAQALKYKGKLALLKGRSNYLCLERLEQQSLGGGDLPAETLSELVRLRDWSSETTEGDVTTCSGVAEDSAIWPLVTSTNDNCLGSDCPHYKECFVVKARRKAMDADIVVVNHHLYLADMVVKESGFAELIPESDVVIFDEAHQIPDIASQYFGQQLSSRQLLDLAKDIIIAYRTEVRDASQLQKSADRLTQSTQDFRLALGDPGFRGNLRDVLEQPSLQRALVLLDDALELCYDVAKLSLGRSALLDAAFERTTLYRNRLKRLKEVQQPGYSYWYECNSRHFVLALTPLSVADRFRELMKDKPAAWVFTSATLSVNDQLFHFTDRLGLDNANTLLLPSPFDYANQALLCVPRHLPETNRPGAAKRLATMLQPLIEANQGRCFMLCTSHQMMRDLAAEFRAMLTLPVLLQGETGKAQLLSQFVSAGNALLVATSSFWEGVDVRGDTLSCVIIDKLPFTSPDDPLLKARIEDCRLRGGEPFDEVQVPDAVITLKQGVGRLIRDVEDRGVIVICDNRLVMRPYGAVFLNSLPPTPRTRDIRQAINFLTRNTFPVP, from the coding sequence ATGAGAAAGAGAGCAGGCGTGACGAACGATCGGGTAATCGATGATTTTGCGAATGACGGCGCGCTGGCGAAAGCGATCACGGGCTTCAAACCGCGTGAACCACAGCGGCAGATGGCGCAGGCGGTAACGCGCGCCATCGACGATAAAACGGCACTGGTGGTGGAAGCGGGAACCGGAACCGGTAAAACCTATGCCTACCTTGCGCCCGCCTTGCGTGCCGATAAAAAAGTCATCATCTCGACCGGCTCGAAAGCGCTACAGGATCAGCTCTATAGTCGCGACTTACCGACGATTGCGCAGGCGTTGAAGTACAAAGGCAAACTCGCACTGCTGAAAGGTCGCTCGAACTATCTGTGTCTGGAACGGCTCGAACAGCAATCGCTGGGCGGCGGTGATTTACCCGCCGAAACGCTGAGCGAACTGGTCAGGCTGCGCGACTGGTCGTCAGAAACGACGGAAGGCGATGTCACGACCTGTTCTGGTGTGGCGGAAGACAGCGCGATCTGGCCGTTAGTGACCAGCACCAACGATAACTGCCTGGGCAGCGACTGTCCGCACTATAAAGAGTGCTTCGTGGTGAAAGCGCGACGTAAGGCGATGGATGCCGATATCGTGGTGGTTAACCACCATCTTTATCTGGCGGATATGGTGGTGAAAGAGAGCGGTTTTGCGGAGCTGATCCCGGAAAGTGACGTGGTGATTTTCGATGAAGCCCATCAAATTCCCGATATCGCCAGCCAATATTTTGGTCAGCAGCTTTCGAGCCGCCAACTGCTTGATTTGGCAAAAGACATCATCATTGCTTACCGCACCGAAGTGCGCGATGCCTCTCAGTTGCAAAAAAGTGCCGATCGCCTGACGCAAAGCACGCAGGATTTCCGGCTGGCGCTGGGTGACCCAGGGTTTCGCGGTAACCTGCGCGATGTGCTCGAACAGCCGTCGCTTCAGCGTGCGCTGGTGTTGCTGGATGATGCACTGGAGCTGTGTTACGACGTCGCAAAACTGTCGCTTGGCCGCTCTGCGCTGCTGGATGCCGCCTTTGAACGCACCACGCTTTATCGCAATCGCCTGAAGCGGCTGAAAGAGGTACAGCAGCCGGGCTATAGTTACTGGTACGAATGTAATTCGCGCCATTTTGTCTTAGCGCTGACGCCATTGTCCGTCGCCGATCGTTTTCGTGAATTGATGAAGGACAAGCCTGCTGCCTGGGTATTTACCTCCGCCACCCTGTCTGTTAACGATCAGCTCTTCCACTTCACCGATAGGCTGGGGTTGGATAACGCGAACACGCTCCTGTTACCCAGCCCGTTTGATTATGCCAATCAGGCGCTGCTCTGCGTGCCTCGTCATTTGCCGGAAACCAATCGTCCCGGTGCGGCGAAAAGGCTGGCGACGATGTTACAGCCGTTGATTGAAGCGAATCAGGGACGCTGTTTTATGCTGTGTACCTCGCATCAGATGATGCGTGATTTGGCCGCCGAGTTTCGCGCCATGCTGACGCTACCGGTGCTGCTCCAGGGGGAGACCGGCAAGGCGCAACTGCTGTCGCAGTTTGTGTCGGCAGGTAATGCCTTACTGGTGGCAACCAGCAGCTTCTGGGAAGGCGTGGATGTGCGTGGTGATACGCTCTCCTGCGTCATTATTGATAAACTGCCGTTTACCTCGCCGGACGATCCGCTGCTGAAGGCGCGTATCGAAGACTGTCGGCTGCGCGGCGGCGAGCCTTTCGACGAGGTGCAGGTTCCTGATGCGGTGATTACCCTGAAGCAAGGCGTAGGTCGCCTCATCCGTGATGTTGAGGATCGCGGTGTCATTGTGATTTGCGATAATCGACTGGTGATGCGGCCGTATGGCGCCGTGTTTCTTAATAGCCTGCCGCCAACGCCGCGGACCCGCGATATTCGGCAGGCGATTAATTTCCTGACCCGTAATACATTTCCTGTCCCATAA
- the tsaB gene encoding tRNA (adenosine(37)-N6)-threonylcarbamoyltransferase complex dimerization subunit type 1 TsaB has translation MSTRILALDTATEACSVALWNEGEIHSLFEICPREHTQRILPMVQQVLADSGLTLNDLDALAFGQGPGSFTGVRIGIGIAQGLALGADLPMIGVSSLATMAQGAFRQTLATQVLAAIDARMGEVYWGCYQRDADGIWLGESEEAVLKPEQVQALTAALSGEWATVGTGWETYPELISHASLVLTKGDVLLPQAQDMLPLACQLWQAGKAVSVENAQPRYLRNEVTWKKLPGRE, from the coding sequence ATGTCTACGCGAATTCTAGCGCTTGATACCGCAACGGAAGCCTGTTCCGTCGCACTCTGGAATGAAGGCGAAATTCATTCTCTGTTCGAAATTTGTCCCCGTGAGCACACACAACGTATTCTGCCGATGGTTCAGCAGGTGCTGGCCGACAGCGGTCTGACGCTTAACGATCTTGATGCGCTGGCCTTTGGTCAGGGACCGGGAAGTTTTACCGGCGTGCGGATTGGTATTGGCATTGCGCAAGGGCTGGCGTTGGGGGCGGATTTACCGATGATCGGCGTATCGTCTCTGGCGACAATGGCACAGGGCGCTTTCCGTCAGACACTGGCGACGCAAGTGCTGGCGGCCATTGATGCGAGAATGGGCGAAGTGTACTGGGGCTGCTATCAGCGCGATGCTGACGGTATCTGGCTGGGCGAATCCGAGGAAGCCGTATTGAAACCTGAGCAGGTGCAAGCCTTAACGGCTGCGCTGTCAGGCGAATGGGCCACGGTAGGAACCGGATGGGAAACCTATCCTGAACTGATCAGCCATGCCTCGTTGGTATTAACGAAGGGCGATGTGCTGCTGCCACAGGCGCAGGATATGTTGCCGCTGGCCTGCCAGCTCTGGCAGGCAGGAAAAGCGGTCAGCGTCGAGAATGCGCAACCGCGCTATCTGCGCAATGAAGTGACCTGGAAAAAACTTCCCGGCCGCGAATAA
- a CDS encoding Slp family lipoprotein yields the protein MFVPMKSAQMKSMRIKNLHQNQKKARLCLVAAAVLLLSGCVTIPDAIKGTSPTPQDDLIRVMNAPQIYVGQESRFGGRVVSIRNEANKTRLEIASMPLDSGAKPLLDMPSEGRFIAYVNRFLEPVDFKDQLVTVVGPIVGTEQGAIGDKPYRYVVLDAQGYKRWNVVQRLMMPPGGYGYGPWGWRAGYGYGWGPGWGFDGGWPGPARIENVVTE from the coding sequence ATGTTTGTACCCATGAAAAGTGCACAGATGAAAAGTATGCGGATAAAAAATCTGCATCAGAATCAGAAAAAAGCACGCCTCTGTTTGGTGGCGGCGGCGGTACTGCTGCTTTCCGGCTGTGTCACGATACCGGATGCGATTAAAGGCACCTCGCCCACACCGCAGGACGATCTGATTCGTGTGATGAATGCGCCACAGATTTATGTCGGCCAGGAATCACGCTTTGGTGGGCGAGTGGTCAGTATCCGCAATGAGGCAAATAAAACCCGTTTGGAAATTGCCAGCATGCCGCTGGATAGCGGTGCGAAACCGCTGTTAGATATGCCATCAGAAGGGCGTTTTATTGCCTATGTGAACCGCTTTCTGGAACCTGTCGATTTTAAAGACCAACTGGTGACCGTTGTTGGGCCGATTGTCGGCACCGAACAGGGCGCTATCGGTGATAAACCTTATCGCTACGTCGTGCTCGACGCACAAGGCTACAAACGCTGGAATGTGGTGCAGCGCCTGATGATGCCACCCGGCGGCTATGGTTATGGTCCGTGGGGATGGCGTGCGGGTTACGGCTATGGTTGGGGCCCTGGATGGGGATTTGACGGTGGGTGGCCTGGTCCGGCGCGGATTGAGAATGTCGTTACAGAATAA
- the fadD gene encoding long-chain-fatty-acid--CoA ligase FadD, translating into MEKIWLSRYPAGVPAEIDPDRYSSLIDMFENSVRRYADRPAFVNMGEVMTFRKLEERSRAFAAYLQNQLKLQKGDRVALMMPNLLQYPVALFGVLRAGMVVVNVNPLYTPRELEHQLKDSGASTIVIVSNFAHTLEKVVHNTAVKHVILTRMGDQLSTAKGTLVNFVVKYIKRLVPKYHLPDAISFRRVLQEGRRQQYIRPDIINTDLAFLQYTGGTTGVAKGAMLTHRNMLANLEQCKGAYGAVLQEGNELVVTALPLYHIFALTVNGLLFLELGGKNLLITNPRDIPAVVKEMKQYPFTAITGVNTLFNALLNNKEFHELDFSTLRLSVGGGASVQRAVAERWEKLTGKHLLEGYGLTESSPLVSVNPYDLKHYSGSIGLPVSSTDVRIIDDDGNDAGPGESGELWVRGPQVMLGYWQKPAATDEVLKDGWLATGDIVTSDDEGFLRVIDRKKDMILVSGFNVYPTEIEDVISRHPKVSESAVVGVANEVSGEAVKAFVVRHDNSLTKEELITHCRRNLTGYKVPKEVEFCDDLPKSNVGKILRRELRDDKKAKKDAAA; encoded by the coding sequence TTGGAAAAAATTTGGTTATCACGCTATCCGGCGGGCGTGCCGGCGGAAATCGATCCGGATCGCTATTCGTCGTTAATTGACATGTTTGAAAATAGCGTAAGGCGTTATGCCGATCGACCTGCCTTCGTCAACATGGGTGAAGTGATGACATTTCGTAAGCTGGAAGAGCGGAGCCGGGCGTTTGCTGCCTATCTGCAAAACCAGCTTAAATTGCAGAAAGGCGATCGGGTAGCGCTGATGATGCCCAATCTGTTGCAATATCCCGTTGCGCTGTTTGGGGTGCTGCGCGCGGGGATGGTGGTGGTTAACGTTAACCCGCTGTATACTCCGCGTGAGCTGGAGCATCAGCTAAAAGACAGCGGGGCGAGCACGATTGTCATCGTGTCTAACTTTGCGCATACGCTGGAAAAAGTCGTCCATAACACGGCGGTGAAGCACGTTATCCTGACCCGTATGGGTGACCAACTCTCTACGGCCAAAGGCACGCTAGTCAACTTCGTAGTGAAATACATTAAGCGGCTGGTGCCCAAATACCATTTGCCGGATGCGATATCGTTTCGCCGTGTTTTGCAGGAAGGACGGCGTCAGCAGTATATTCGCCCCGATATTATCAATACCGATCTGGCATTTCTGCAATACACCGGTGGTACCACGGGCGTCGCTAAAGGCGCCATGCTCACGCACCGCAATATGCTGGCGAATCTCGAACAGTGCAAAGGTGCATACGGTGCCGTTCTGCAAGAAGGCAATGAGCTGGTGGTGACGGCGTTGCCCCTCTATCATATTTTCGCGCTCACGGTGAACGGCCTTCTGTTCCTTGAATTGGGCGGGAAGAACTTGTTGATCACTAATCCTCGTGATATTCCAGCGGTCGTGAAAGAAATGAAGCAATACCCGTTCACGGCTATCACCGGCGTCAATACGTTATTTAATGCGCTGCTCAACAACAAAGAGTTCCACGAGCTTGATTTCTCAACGCTGCGTTTGTCGGTGGGCGGTGGCGCATCGGTTCAGCGAGCGGTGGCAGAACGTTGGGAAAAGCTAACGGGTAAACATCTGCTTGAGGGATATGGACTAACGGAAAGTTCACCTCTGGTGTCCGTAAACCCCTACGATCTCAAACATTACAGCGGCAGTATTGGGCTACCGGTATCATCCACGGATGTCCGAATCATTGACGATGACGGCAACGACGCGGGACCGGGAGAATCCGGTGAGCTGTGGGTGCGAGGGCCGCAGGTGATGTTAGGGTACTGGCAGAAGCCTGCCGCGACGGATGAAGTGTTAAAAGACGGTTGGCTGGCGACAGGTGACATCGTCACTTCTGATGATGAAGGGTTTCTGCGGGTCATCGATCGTAAGAAAGATATGATCCTGGTGTCCGGCTTTAACGTTTATCCGACGGAAATTGAAGATGTCATCAGCCGTCATCCCAAAGTGTCCGAGTCGGCGGTGGTTGGGGTGGCGAATGAAGTATCCGGCGAAGCCGTCAAAGCCTTTGTCGTCCGGCACGATAACTCGTTAACGAAAGAGGAACTCATTACCCACTGTCGCCGAAATCTTACTGGCTATAAAGTGCCAAAAGAAGTCGAATTCTGCGACGATTTGCCGAAGTCTAACGTGGGGAAAATCCTGCGCCGCGAGTTGCGTGACGATAAGAAGGCGAAGAAAGACGCTGCTGCCTGA
- the rnd gene encoding ribonuclease D encodes MNYQLITSDIGLQQVCSQARRFPQVALDTEFVRTRTYYPQLGLIQLYDGEQLSLIDPLTITDWAPFQALLRDEQVTKFLHAGSEDLEVFLNAFGTLPTPFIDTQILAAFLGKPLSYGFAALVADCMGVTLDKSESRTDWLARPLSEKQCDYAAADVFYLLPMAIQLVADTEAAGWMNAALDECLLLCQRKQDILAPALAYREFGNAWQLRGRNLACLQRLAEWRLRKARERDSAVNFVVREENLLQVARCLPTSLGELSSLGLSGPEIRYHGKTLLDCVAQTDGIADADCPPPVINLIDYPGYKKAFKEIKALIQSMSEQSGLSAELLASRRQINRLLNWHWKLSGQDAGTPEMLSGWRGQLYGDALRDIVQGY; translated from the coding sequence TTGAATTATCAGTTGATCACTTCCGACATCGGGTTACAACAGGTTTGCTCCCAGGCGCGACGCTTTCCGCAGGTGGCATTGGACACGGAGTTCGTCAGAACCCGCACGTATTACCCGCAATTAGGGTTGATTCAATTGTATGACGGCGAACAGCTTTCACTTATTGACCCGTTAACGATTACCGACTGGGCACCTTTTCAGGCGTTACTGCGTGACGAACAGGTCACTAAATTCCTGCATGCGGGCAGCGAAGATCTGGAAGTGTTTCTCAATGCGTTTGGAACACTGCCGACGCCTTTCATCGATACACAGATTCTGGCCGCATTTTTAGGTAAGCCGCTTTCTTATGGATTCGCTGCGCTGGTGGCCGACTGCATGGGCGTGACGCTGGATAAAAGCGAGTCGAGAACGGACTGGCTTGCTCGTCCACTGAGCGAAAAACAGTGCGATTATGCTGCTGCCGATGTGTTCTATCTGCTGCCGATGGCCATTCAACTGGTGGCCGATACGGAAGCTGCAGGGTGGATGAATGCCGCGCTGGATGAATGTCTCCTGCTGTGTCAGCGTAAACAGGATATTTTGGCACCAGCACTGGCTTACCGCGAATTTGGCAACGCCTGGCAGCTGCGTGGTCGAAATCTGGCTTGCCTTCAGCGTCTGGCTGAGTGGCGTTTGCGTAAAGCGCGTGAGCGAGACAGCGCGGTGAATTTTGTCGTACGTGAAGAGAACCTCTTGCAGGTGGCACGTTGCCTGCCGACTTCACTGGGAGAACTGAGTTCGCTGGGGCTGAGCGGCCCGGAAATCCGCTACCACGGGAAAACGCTGCTGGACTGTGTTGCGCAGACGGACGGCATCGCTGACGCGGATTGCCCGCCACCCGTCATTAATTTGATCGACTATCCCGGCTATAAAAAAGCGTTTAAAGAGATCAAAGCGCTGATACAAAGCATGAGCGAACAGAGTGGATTATCAGCCGAGTTATTGGCGTCACGCCGTCAAATTAATCGCCTGCTCAATTGGCACTGGAAATTAAGTGGGCAAGATGCGGGGACGCCGGAAATGTTATCTGGCTGGCGCGGCCAGTTATATGGCGATGCGCTGCGTGACATTGTGCAAGGCTATTAA
- the minE gene encoding cell division topological specificity factor MinE has product MALLDFFLSRKKTTANIAKERLQIIVAERRRGDSEPHYLPQLKRDILEVICKYVQIDPEMVTVQLEQKGDDISVLELNVTLPEAEETPK; this is encoded by the coding sequence ATGGCTTTACTGGACTTCTTTCTGTCCCGCAAAAAAACGACAGCCAATATTGCCAAGGAACGGCTGCAAATTATTGTCGCGGAGCGACGCCGGGGAGATAGTGAACCCCATTATCTGCCGCAGTTAAAGCGGGATATTCTTGAGGTTATCTGTAAATATGTACAGATTGATCCTGAGATGGTGACAGTTCAACTTGAGCAAAAAGGAGATGATATTTCCGTGCTTGAGTTGAACGTGACATTACCGGAAGCGGAAGAAACGCCTAAATGA
- the minD gene encoding septum site-determining protein MinD has product MARIIVVTSGKGGVGKTTSSAAIATGLAQKGKKTVVIDFDIGLRNLDLIMGCERRVVYDFVNVIQGDATLNQALIKDKRTDNLYILPASQTRDKDALTHEGVEKVLNDLGDMEFDFIVCDSPAGIETGALMALYFADEAIITTNPEVSSVRDSDRILGILSSKSRRAERSEDPIKEHLLLTRYNPGRVSRGDMLSMEDVLEILRIPLVGVIPEDQSVLRASNQGEPVILDTEADAGKAYADTVERLLGEERPFRFVEEEKKGFLKRLFGG; this is encoded by the coding sequence ATGGCACGCATCATTGTTGTTACATCGGGTAAAGGGGGCGTTGGCAAGACCACATCAAGCGCGGCCATTGCTACCGGTTTAGCCCAGAAAGGAAAAAAGACCGTTGTCATCGATTTTGACATCGGCCTGCGTAACCTCGACCTGATCATGGGATGTGAGCGTCGCGTGGTGTATGACTTCGTGAACGTTATTCAGGGTGATGCTACGCTTAATCAGGCGCTGATCAAGGATAAGAGAACGGACAATCTCTACATTCTGCCGGCATCACAAACCCGTGATAAAGATGCCTTAACGCATGAAGGCGTAGAGAAAGTGCTTAACGATCTGGGCGACATGGAATTCGATTTTATCGTATGTGATTCGCCTGCCGGGATTGAAACCGGTGCGTTGATGGCGCTCTATTTTGCCGATGAAGCGATTATCACCACCAACCCGGAAGTCTCTTCCGTGCGCGATTCTGACCGCATCCTGGGCATTCTGTCCTCGAAGTCACGCCGCGCTGAACGTTCTGAAGACCCGATCAAAGAGCATCTGCTGCTGACGCGCTACAACCCGGGTCGGGTGAGCCGTGGCGACATGCTGAGCATGGAAGACGTGCTTGAAATTCTGCGGATTCCACTGGTTGGCGTGATTCCAGAAGACCAATCCGTACTCCGCGCCTCTAACCAGGGCGAACCTGTCATTCTGGATACTGAAGCCGATGCTGGCAAAGCCTACGCGGACACCGTTGAACGTCTGCTTGGCGAAGAGCGTCCTTTCCGTTTTGTTGAAGAAGAGAAGAAGGGTTTCCTTAAACGACTTTTTGGGGGATAA
- the minC gene encoding septum site-determining protein MinC, with product MSQTPIELKGSSFTLSVVHLHDSQPEVIYQALQEKIEQAPAFLKNAPVVINVAALTAETDWIKLQQAISSTGLHVVGVSGCTDDALKKTIAQAGLPLLSEGKAQRRVVEPVAAVPAAVKTKVINTPVRSGQQIYARNCDLIVTSSVSAGAEVIADGNIHIYGMMRGRALAGVSGDVQSQIFCTHLAAELVSIAGRYWLSDQIPEPYFGQPARINLNQLDNVLTIKPLD from the coding sequence ATGTCACAAACGCCAATAGAGTTAAAAGGCAGCAGCTTTACCTTATCGGTTGTTCATTTGCATGATTCCCAACCCGAGGTAATTTACCAGGCACTACAGGAAAAAATAGAGCAAGCGCCTGCTTTCCTGAAAAATGCCCCCGTTGTCATTAACGTGGCCGCATTAACTGCGGAAACTGACTGGATAAAATTACAGCAGGCCATTTCATCAACCGGCCTGCATGTCGTTGGCGTCAGCGGATGCACCGACGATGCATTAAAGAAAACCATTGCGCAGGCGGGGCTTCCCCTTCTGAGCGAAGGTAAAGCACAACGCCGGGTAGTCGAACCCGTCGCCGCCGTTCCTGCCGCGGTGAAAACGAAAGTCATCAACACCCCCGTACGCTCCGGCCAACAGATTTATGCCCGGAACTGTGACTTGATTGTCACAAGCAGCGTCAGCGCTGGGGCTGAGGTGATTGCCGATGGCAATATTCATATTTACGGCATGATGCGTGGCCGAGCCCTCGCAGGCGTTTCTGGCGATGTTCAGAGCCAGATATTCTGTACGCATCTGGCCGCAGAACTGGTCTCTATCGCTGGTCGTTACTGGCTGAGCGACCAGATTCCTGAACCGTATTTTGGGCAGCCAGCGCGGATCAACCTGAACCAGCTGGACAATGTTTTAACGATAAAACCTCTAGACTAG
- a CDS encoding YcgL domain-containing protein, whose amino-acid sequence MFCVIYRSAKRDQTYLYVEKKDDFSRVPEELMKSFGTPQLAMVLPLDGRKKLANADIEKVKLALQEQGFYLQVPPPVESLLNTPM is encoded by the coding sequence ATGTTTTGTGTGATCTATCGAAGTGCTAAACGCGATCAGACCTATCTTTATGTTGAAAAAAAAGACGATTTCTCACGCGTGCCGGAAGAATTAATGAAAAGTTTTGGCACGCCGCAGTTAGCCATGGTCTTACCGTTGGATGGTCGTAAAAAACTGGCGAATGCCGATATAGAAAAAGTGAAACTTGCGCTACAGGAACAGGGTTTTTATCTGCAAGTTCCACCGCCGGTCGAGAGCTTATTAAACACGCCGATGTAA
- a CDS encoding fumarylacetoacetate hydrolase family protein: MYQHRDWQGALLDFPVNKVVCVGSNYSEHIKEMGSATPAEPVLFIKPETALCDLRQPVAIPKNLGSVHHEVELAVLIGTPLKQANEERVARAIAGYGVALDLTLRDLQSEFKKAGQPWEKAKAFDGSCPISGFIPVAEFSDPQQTELGVKVNDEVRQQGNTRDMITPILPLIAYMSRFFTLRAGDIILTGTPKGVGPILSGDMLTITVNDRTLSTRII, from the coding sequence ATGTATCAACACAGAGACTGGCAGGGCGCGCTGCTTGATTTTCCCGTAAATAAAGTTGTTTGCGTCGGAAGCAATTACTCCGAGCATATTAAAGAAATGGGCAGTGCGACTCCGGCTGAGCCCGTGTTATTCATCAAGCCTGAAACCGCACTGTGTGATTTACGCCAGCCTGTTGCCATTCCTAAAAACCTGGGCTCGGTTCATCATGAAGTTGAGTTGGCTGTGCTGATCGGTACGCCGTTAAAGCAGGCGAATGAAGAACGTGTGGCCCGGGCGATTGCAGGTTACGGTGTCGCGCTGGATCTGACACTGCGTGATTTGCAGTCCGAATTCAAAAAAGCGGGCCAGCCGTGGGAAAAAGCCAAAGCGTTTGACGGTTCCTGCCCGATTTCCGGTTTTATTCCGGTTGCCGAGTTTAGCGATCCGCAACAAACCGAATTGGGCGTAAAAGTGAATGATGAAGTGCGCCAGCAGGGCAACACGCGTGATATGATTACGCCGATTCTGCCGCTGATTGCTTACATGAGCCGTTTCTTTACGCTGCGCGCGGGCGACATTATTTTGACGGGTACGCCAAAAGGGGTCGGTCCGATCCTGTCTGGCGATATGCTGACGATTACGGTGAATGACCGGACGTTGAGCACACGTATTATCTAA
- a CDS encoding YcgN family cysteine cluster protein — protein sequence MTERPFWQQKTLSEMSDDEWESLCDGCGQCCLHKLIDEDTEEIYFTNVACNQLNIKSCQCRNYEKRFEYEPDCIKLTRENLLTFNWLPATCAYRLIHEREDLPQWHPLVCGTKTAMHRERISVRHIAVRESEVVDWQDHILNKPEWAR from the coding sequence ATGACTGAACGCCCTTTTTGGCAGCAAAAAACGTTGTCTGAGATGTCTGACGATGAATGGGAGTCGCTGTGCGATGGTTGCGGTCAGTGCTGTTTGCATAAACTGATTGATGAGGATACAGAGGAAATCTATTTTACCAACGTCGCCTGTAATCAGTTGAATATTAAAAGCTGCCAGTGTCGTAACTATGAGAAACGCTTCGAGTACGAACCGGACTGTATCAAGCTGACGCGTGAAAACCTGCTGACGTTTAACTGGCTCCCGGCGACCTGTGCATATCGCCTGATTCATGAACGCGAAGATTTACCGCAGTGGCATCCGCTGGTCTGCGGCACGAAGACGGCAATGCACCGCGAGCGTATCTCCGTGCGCCATATCGCTGTACGTGAGAGTGAGGTGGTGGATTGGCAGGATCACATTTTAAATAAGCCTGAATGGGCGCGATAG
- a CDS encoding DNA polymerase III subunit theta: MINFEKIILEYSEQYTDFAASTIAFMESQEKKIDADEISRRIPQEKRPFFNERLGHYRDIYRPQQ, from the coding sequence GTGATTAACTTTGAGAAAATCATTCTTGAGTACAGCGAGCAGTACACCGACTTTGCTGCCTCCACGATTGCTTTCATGGAAAGTCAGGAAAAAAAGATCGACGCAGATGAAATATCACGAAGAATTCCGCAGGAAAAAAGGCCTTTTTTCAACGAACGATTAGGCCACTATCGCGATATCTACAGACCACAGCAGTGA